The following DNA comes from Winogradskyella sp. PG-2.
TGCGGCAACTAAAATGCCAAAGCCTTGTGGGCCAACTTTTAGAATATCTTGTGCAAAAACAGCTAACAATGCAACTGCACCACCAAATAATACTGAAATCATATCTAAAGTCAACGCCCCTAAAATTGCTTTGGTTTTAAATACAAATCGAACTCCTTCTGTTAAACTTTGTAGGATCGGTTCACCTATTTTAGGATTAAGAATCGGTTTCTTTTTTATTCTAAATACAACCAATAAGGCGAACATTACCAAACCAAAAACAATGCATAATGACCAGTGTACACCAATCCAACCGATAGAAAACCCAGCAAATGCAACACCAAGCACACGCGAAATTTGCCATGTAGAGCTACTCCATGTTGCTGCATTAGGATAAAGCTTTTTAGGCACAATCAAGGCCACTAATGAAAATATGGTTGGGCCAAAAAAAGCGCGTAATAATCCACCAAAAAACACTAATAAATAGATAGAGTACAAAATTGTCCTTTTTGACCAACTGGCTTCAATAGTAGAAGTCGTTAACCAAAACAGTCCAAAACTAATTAGAGAAAATGCGGCTATTGTCTTAATAAATAAATTCCTTTTTTCTCGTTGGTCAACGATATGGCCAGCAAAAGGTGCCATAAAAAACGCCGGAAAAAATTCACATGCTCCAATTATACCCAACGATAATGGATCTTTTGTTAACGCATAAACCTGCCACTCTAT
Coding sequences within:
- a CDS encoding MFS transporter codes for the protein MTRNDPYAALRIKEFNIFLLVRFALIFGWSMQFVVIEWQVYALTKDPLSLGIIGACEFFPAFFMAPFAGHIVDQREKRNLFIKTIAAFSLISFGLFWLTTSTIEASWSKRTILYSIYLLVFFGGLLRAFFGPTIFSLVALIVPKKLYPNAATWSSSTWQISRVLGVAFAGFSIGWIGVHWSLCIVFGLVMFALLVVFRIKKKPILNPKIGEPILQSLTEGVRFVFKTKAILGALTLDMISVLFGGAVALLAVFAQDILKVGPQGFGILVAAPSVGAFLTMLITAYIPISKNAGMKLLIAIFGFGICIIIFGLSTSFWLSVIALFFSGVTDGVSMVIRQTILQLKTPDNMRGRVASVNSMFVGSSNELGALESGVTAKLMGTARAVVFGGAMTLITVITTGIALPSFRKLDLVKDIEEHEKES